The Deinococcus sp. AJ005 genome includes a window with the following:
- a CDS encoding MFS transporter produces the protein MQLQALAGLPRNARNAILMEPLWGVFGVVVLYYAPLYMSSVGLSSTQIGLLGSMTLALSFLFQAVAAPITNRVGRKRTTLIGDLISWTMPMFVWAFANSFAAFALAAVLAASGRIVTVSWSLLLIEDVEEWQRARVFGIINLIVTVCGLLTPLVGLVIAQHGVTATMRGFYILGGVGMTVMFLWRNAITDETRSGVAAMAQHRELGLSQSVRHTLGLVAGMRGHPGLMGITAFYLLTVFIEQLSLFQILFLQQTLNFSAQTLSFVPFVAAFVTLLLYGVALPRLSRLPLGRTLMVVRALGLVGAVALLFVPAGNTAAMLAAVGLLGGVTFLTLTYRDAALFSRLPQNGTADLFSAVQTLTLLCAIPAAGLAGALFAASPRSLFVLIAALCAVLLLLAVWLARREERPQATGA, from the coding sequence TTGCAGCTTCAGGCGCTGGCTGGGCTGCCGCGCAACGCCCGCAACGCCATTCTGATGGAGCCGTTGTGGGGGGTTTTCGGCGTGGTGGTGCTGTATTACGCGCCGCTGTATATGAGCAGCGTGGGCCTATCCAGCACGCAGATCGGGCTGCTCGGCTCGATGACGCTGGCGCTTTCCTTTCTGTTTCAGGCGGTGGCCGCACCGATCACCAACCGTGTGGGCCGCAAACGCACCACATTGATCGGCGATCTGATCTCGTGGACGATGCCCATGTTCGTATGGGCGTTCGCCAATTCTTTCGCCGCTTTCGCTCTGGCCGCCGTGCTGGCCGCCAGCGGGCGCATCGTGACCGTCTCGTGGAGCCTGCTTCTGATCGAGGACGTCGAGGAATGGCAGCGGGCGCGCGTCTTCGGCATCATCAACCTGATCGTGACGGTCTGCGGCCTGCTGACGCCGCTGGTGGGGCTGGTGATCGCGCAGCATGGCGTGACGGCCACCATGCGCGGCTTTTACATCCTGGGCGGCGTCGGCATGACCGTCATGTTCCTGTGGCGCAACGCGATCACCGATGAAACCCGCAGCGGCGTGGCCGCAATGGCGCAGCACCGCGAACTGGGCCTGAGCCAGAGCGTGCGCCACACCCTGGGACTGGTGGCAGGCATGCGCGGTCATCCCGGTCTGATGGGCATCACCGCCTTCTACCTGCTGACCGTGTTCATTGAGCAGCTCAGCCTGTTTCAGATTCTCTTCCTGCAACAGACGCTGAATTTCAGTGCCCAGACGCTGTCCTTCGTGCCGTTCGTGGCCGCCTTTGTGACCCTGCTGCTGTACGGCGTGGCCCTGCCCCGGCTGTCGCGGCTGCCGCTGGGCCGCACGCTGATGGTGGTCCGTGCGCTGGGACTGGTTGGGGCGGTGGCGCTGTTGTTTGTTCCCGCAGGAAACACGGCGGCCATGCTGGCGGCAGTGGGCCTGCTGGGCGGCGTGACCTTCCTGACGCTGACCTACCGCGACGCTGCCCTGTTCAGCCGCCTGCCACAGAACGGCACGGCTGATCTGTTCTCAGCCGTGCAGACCCTGACCCTGCTGTGCGCCATTCCAGCGGCGGGTCTGGCCGGGGCATTGTTTGCCGCCTCACCGCGCAGCCTGTTCGTGCTGATCGCCGCGCTGTGTGCCGTGCTGTTGCTGCTGGCCGTCTGGCTGGCCCGCCGGGAGGAGAGGCCGCAAGCGACGGGGGCCTGA
- a CDS encoding SMP-30/gluconolactonase/LRE family protein, producing the protein MAVHSLYAILTRINGTYRVGLIQSHEGYGGTQEQSGQEVYRFDPETGDIRVVIRGMVCPNGLAFPDESVLYVGDTAGTHPTETYWPERHHHILAHDLVDGQATNARLFVEVSPGFPDGFRVAVHGDVWTSSGSGVQVFAPDGTCLGEINVPEAIGNLTFGGQDGSTLFTAASTSLYRIELNVRGATA; encoded by the coding sequence GTGGCCGTCCATTCCCTCTACGCTATTCTCACCCGGATCAACGGCACGTACCGGGTCGGGCTGATCCAGTCGCATGAAGGCTACGGCGGCACGCAGGAGCAGTCGGGGCAGGAGGTCTACCGCTTTGACCCGGAAACTGGAGACATTCGGGTGGTGATAAGAGGGATGGTCTGTCCCAATGGACTGGCCTTCCCGGACGAATCGGTGCTGTACGTGGGCGATACGGCGGGCACCCACCCCACTGAAACCTACTGGCCCGAGCGGCATCACCACATCCTGGCCCACGACTTGGTGGACGGTCAGGCGACGAATGCCCGCCTGTTTGTTGAGGTCTCGCCGGGCTTTCCCGACGGTTTCCGGGTGGCCGTTCACGGCGATGTCTGGACCAGCAGCGGCAGCGGCGTGCAGGTCTTCGCGCCAGATGGCACCTGCCTTGGCGAGATCAACGTGCCGGAGGCTATCGGCAACCTGACCTTCGGAGGGCAGGACGGTTCCACCCTCTTCACGGCTGCCAGTACCAGCCTCTACCGCATCGAATTGAACGTGCGCGGCGCGACGGCCTGA
- the glf gene encoding UDP-galactopyranose mutase, whose translation MTEIPELNGAAPAGFDYLIVGAGFAGSVLAERLASAGQRVLIVDRRPHIGGNAYDRYDDAGVLIHPYGPHIFHTNSAEVFAYLSRFTEWRSYQHRVLASVDGQELPIPINLDTVNRLYGLNLTAFQVEEFFASVAEPVEQVRTSEDVVVGKVGRDLYNKFFRGYTRKQWGLDPSELDASVTARVPTRTNRDDRYFADTYQAMPLHGYTRMFEAMLHRPNIKIMLNTDYREILDLIPHGHLIYTGPVDAFFDHQYGKLPYRSLEFRHETHDRPQFQAVGTVNYPNDYAYTRISEFKYITGQRHERTSVVYEYPQAEGDPYYPVPRPENAELYKKYEALARAEPGVTFVGRLATYKYYNMDQVVAQALATFKRLQERQTADLVEV comes from the coding sequence ATGACTGAAATTCCTGAACTGAATGGCGCGGCCCCAGCCGGTTTTGACTACCTGATCGTGGGCGCAGGCTTCGCAGGCAGCGTGCTGGCCGAACGGCTGGCGAGCGCAGGCCAGCGGGTGCTGATCGTGGACCGCCGCCCCCACATCGGCGGCAACGCCTATGACCGCTACGACGATGCGGGCGTCCTGATCCACCCCTATGGCCCCCATATCTTCCACACCAACAGCGCCGAGGTCTTCGCCTACCTGTCGCGCTTTACCGAGTGGCGATCCTACCAGCACCGCGTCCTGGCCAGCGTGGACGGGCAGGAATTGCCCATTCCTATCAATCTGGATACGGTCAACCGCCTGTACGGCCTGAACCTGACCGCCTTTCAGGTGGAGGAATTCTTCGCCTCGGTGGCCGAGCCAGTGGAGCAGGTCCGAACCAGCGAGGACGTGGTGGTGGGGAAGGTAGGGCGCGACCTTTACAACAAGTTCTTCCGGGGCTACACCCGCAAGCAGTGGGGTCTGGACCCCAGCGAACTGGACGCCAGCGTGACGGCCCGCGTGCCCACCCGCACCAACCGGGATGACCGCTATTTTGCGGACACCTATCAGGCCATGCCGCTGCACGGCTACACCCGCATGTTCGAGGCGATGCTGCACAGACCCAACATCAAGATCATGCTGAACACCGATTACCGGGAAATTCTGGATCTGATTCCGCACGGCCACCTGATCTATACCGGCCCGGTGGACGCTTTCTTTGATCATCAGTACGGCAAGTTGCCCTACCGCAGCCTGGAATTCCGGCACGAGACGCACGACAGACCGCAGTTCCAGGCTGTAGGAACGGTCAATTATCCCAACGATTACGCCTACACGCGCATCAGCGAATTCAAGTACATCACGGGGCAGCGCCACGAGCGCACCAGTGTGGTCTACGAGTATCCGCAAGCAGAGGGCGATCCCTATTACCCGGTTCCGCGCCCCGAGAATGCCGAGCTGTACAAAAAATACGAGGCGCTGGCCAGGGCGGAGCCAGGCGTGACGTTCGTGGGACGCCTGGCAACCTATAAGTACTACAACATGGATCAGGTGGTGGCCCAGGCGCTGGCCACTTTCAAGCGCCTACAGGAGAGACAGACGGCTGATCTGGTGGAGGTTTAA
- a CDS encoding glycosyltransferase family 1 protein — translation MAASPALIVLAHLRWDFVFQRPQHLMTRAAHSRAVYYFEEPVFGEHGDHLKTRLEGGVTVCTPHIQSGFSAAESQARTARLLGELVEDECLLDYDLWVYTPMELPVTAGLKPRVTVYDCMDELANFRGAPPELRVREAQLFDRAGVVFTGGQRLYEAKSERHPNVHAFPSSVDVGHFAQARGGLQDPADQATLPRPRLGFYGVIDERFDTALIAEVARRQPEWQFVLIGPVVKIDPAELPRAANIHYLGMKSYAELPAYLAHWDVALLPFARNAATEFISPTKTPEYLAAGVGVVSTGIRDVVRPYGDLKLAHIADTPDAFEYACKAVLDEAGTHGARQRQERADQYLSALSWDRTWAQMAELIEDAAPITRLSALASHALLTGSDD, via the coding sequence ATGGCCGCCAGCCCCGCCCTGATCGTGCTGGCGCATCTGCGCTGGGATTTCGTGTTTCAGCGCCCCCAGCACCTGATGACCCGCGCCGCCCACAGTCGCGCCGTGTATTACTTCGAGGAGCCGGTCTTCGGGGAACACGGCGATCACCTGAAAACCAGGCTAGAGGGCGGCGTCACCGTCTGCACACCACACATCCAGAGCGGCTTTTCCGCCGCCGAGTCCCAGGCCCGCACGGCGCGGCTGCTGGGCGAACTGGTGGAGGACGAGTGCCTGCTGGACTATGACCTGTGGGTCTACACTCCGATGGAACTGCCCGTCACGGCGGGACTGAAGCCACGTGTCACGGTGTACGACTGCATGGACGAGCTGGCCAATTTCAGGGGCGCGCCTCCTGAGCTGCGCGTGCGTGAGGCGCAGCTTTTTGACCGTGCCGGGGTGGTCTTCACCGGTGGTCAGCGGCTGTACGAGGCCAAGTCCGAGCGCCACCCCAATGTGCATGCTTTTCCTTCCAGCGTGGACGTCGGGCATTTCGCTCAGGCCCGCGGAGGGTTGCAGGACCCGGCGGATCAGGCCACGTTGCCGCGCCCCCGCCTGGGCTTTTACGGCGTGATCGACGAGCGCTTTGACACGGCTCTGATCGCTGAAGTGGCCCGGCGTCAGCCGGAGTGGCAGTTCGTACTGATCGGACCGGTGGTCAAGATCGATCCCGCTGAGCTGCCGCGCGCCGCCAATATCCATTACCTGGGTATGAAGAGCTATGCCGAGTTGCCTGCCTACCTGGCCCACTGGGACGTGGCCCTGCTGCCGTTTGCGCGCAATGCCGCCACCGAGTTCATCAGCCCCACCAAGACGCCGGAATACCTGGCGGCGGGCGTCGGCGTGGTCTCCACCGGCATCCGCGACGTGGTCCGCCCCTACGGCGATCTGAAACTGGCGCACATCGCCGACACTCCAGATGCTTTCGAATACGCCTGCAAGGCGGTGCTGGACGAGGCGGGGACGCACGGCGCTCGGCAGCGTCAGGAACGCGCAGACCAGTACCTCAGCGCGCTGTCCTGGGACCGCACCTGGGCGCAGATGGCCGAACTGATCGAGGACGCCGCTCCCATTACCCGCCTCTCTGCTCTGGCGTCCCACGCGCTGCTGACGGGTTCCGATGACTGA
- a CDS encoding glycosyltransferase family 2 protein, translating into MTPPSHPFWPAASGSELPPVVVAIPARDEAEGIGATLRALGAQMNGTGQPFQNFGVLLLVNNCGGGTAIRAKQAAPQGLKLRIEEVLLPPGEANVVGAHRRALDRAAELAGDGGAIVSTDADTRAAPDWLWALLQPILAGADAAAGRILLGGDGAALEEEVRCTHELDDLYRLAACQLTARLNPDPADPWPRHWQHFGANLALRVRAYRAVGGVPQVPCLEDLALVRELRRADLTLRHTPDARVYTSARLSGRVAVGLSTQLAEWRCGPQVWRVPGGAEIAALAHAEAALRAAYPGGWHPHLPHLWRSDAGPLKAALHAPTLGQAPEAAHAAREAGDWGAHYPPAPVGQVLDEVRGLMDQTAAPAASGPLRVNTSSR; encoded by the coding sequence ATGACGCCGCCCAGTCATCCCTTCTGGCCTGCCGCCTCCGGCTCTGAACTGCCGCCTGTCGTCGTCGCGATTCCAGCGCGCGACGAGGCGGAAGGGATCGGCGCGACGTTGCGGGCGCTGGGCGCGCAGATGAACGGAACTGGGCAGCCATTCCAGAATTTTGGCGTGCTGTTGCTGGTCAACAACTGCGGCGGGGGAACGGCGATCCGCGCCAAACAGGCCGCGCCGCAGGGGCTGAAGCTGCGAATAGAGGAAGTGTTGCTGCCCCCCGGCGAGGCCAATGTCGTCGGCGCACACCGCCGCGCCCTGGACCGCGCCGCCGAACTGGCCGGGGACGGCGGCGCGATCGTCAGCACCGACGCCGACACCCGCGCCGCACCGGACTGGCTGTGGGCGCTGCTTCAGCCCATTCTAGCTGGGGCCGACGCTGCCGCCGGACGGATTCTGTTAGGTGGGGACGGGGCCGCCCTGGAGGAGGAGGTCCGCTGCACCCACGAACTCGACGACCTATACCGGCTGGCCGCCTGCCAGTTGACGGCCCGTTTAAACCCGGACCCCGCCGATCCCTGGCCCCGCCACTGGCAGCACTTCGGCGCGAATCTGGCCCTGAGGGTGCGCGCCTACCGCGCCGTGGGCGGGGTGCCGCAGGTACCGTGCCTGGAAGACCTCGCGCTGGTGCGGGAGCTACGCCGCGCGGACCTGACGCTGCGCCATACCCCCGACGCCCGCGTGTACACCAGCGCCCGCCTGTCGGGCCGGGTGGCGGTGGGCTTGTCCACGCAACTGGCCGAATGGCGGTGTGGCCCGCAAGTCTGGCGCGTTCCCGGCGGCGCAGAAATCGCGGCACTGGCCCATGCGGAAGCAGCACTGCGGGCCGCCTATCCGGGCGGCTGGCACCCCCACCTTCCCCACCTGTGGCGGTCTGACGCTGGGCCGCTTAAGGCAGCCCTGCACGCGCCCACGCTGGGCCAGGCCCCGGAGGCGGCCCACGCCGCGCGGGAGGCGGGGGACTGGGGTGCCCATTACCCCCCCGCTCCCGTGGGGCAGGTGCTGGACGAGGTGCGCGGCCTGATGGATCAGACTGCCGCGCCCGCCGCTTCTGGCCCGCTGCGAGTGAATACGTCCAGCCGGTAG
- a CDS encoding class I SAM-dependent methyltransferase gives MTLPEDYFEDVYRAREDPWDFASSPYEAAKYARTLAALPHERYARALEVGCSIGVLSGLLAGQAGELWAVDLNEQALIRARARNAAHSNIIFERRRLPTDLPDGPFDLIVLSEVLYYLSPEDLETALDGVLARLSACGTLLLVHWTPQVHDYPQTGDAVHAATLARVGHGLHHLHAERHGDGQQGYRLDVFTRSGPEAAGAAV, from the coding sequence ATGACCCTGCCGGAAGACTATTTCGAGGACGTGTACCGCGCCCGCGAGGACCCCTGGGATTTTGCCAGCAGCCCCTACGAGGCCGCCAAGTACGCCCGCACGCTGGCCGCGCTACCCCATGAGCGCTATGCGCGGGCGCTGGAGGTGGGCTGCTCCATCGGGGTGCTGAGCGGTCTGCTGGCAGGGCAGGCCGGAGAACTGTGGGCCGTGGACCTGAACGAGCAGGCGCTGATACGGGCACGGGCGCGCAATGCAGCCCACTCCAACATCATTTTCGAGCGCCGCCGCCTTCCCACGGACCTGCCGGACGGTCCCTTTGACCTGATCGTGCTGTCGGAGGTGCTGTACTACCTCTCGCCGGAGGATCTGGAAACAGCGCTGGACGGGGTATTAGCGCGGCTCAGTGCGTGCGGAACCCTGCTGCTGGTCCACTGGACGCCACAGGTCCACGACTACCCACAGACCGGCGACGCGGTACATGCCGCCACGCTGGCCCGCGTGGGCCACGGCCTGCACCACCTGCACGCCGAGCGCCACGGGGACGGGCAACAGGGCTACCGGCTGGACGTATTCACTCGCAGCGGGCCAGAAGCGGCGGGCGCGGCAGTCTGA
- a CDS encoding PIG-L deacetylase family protein, giving the protein MRLDALPHGSVSLDPRTLPGPVWIVSPHPDDEALGCAALIVALTDLGREVHALLVTDGGFSHPNSPSFPRARLAQTRLSEWRAGLAALGVPETRTHALGLPDGALDRVDPADLGREVNRIFAAAPPATLLLPWRRDPHPDHRAAWGPVWGAAPPTARRLEYAVWLPERGDADAWPTPQEARVWSLAVAAARSRKAQAIAAHATQLGGISDDPHGFTLASEMVERALTGPELYFEAFVQAVPAAQEASA; this is encoded by the coding sequence GTGAGGCTGGACGCTTTGCCACACGGCTCTGTCTCCCTGGACCCCCGGACCCTGCCCGGCCCGGTCTGGATCGTCTCGCCGCACCCGGACGACGAGGCACTGGGGTGCGCCGCCCTGATCGTCGCCCTGACCGATCTGGGCCGCGAGGTCCACGCCCTGCTGGTCACGGACGGTGGATTTTCCCATCCCAACTCACCCAGCTTTCCACGCGCCCGACTGGCCCAGACCCGGCTGTCCGAATGGCGCGCGGGGCTGGCGGCGCTGGGCGTGCCAGAAACCCGCACCCACGCCCTGGGTCTGCCGGACGGCGCGCTGGACAGAGTGGACCCTGCTGATCTGGGGCGCGAGGTGAACAGAATTTTTGCTGCTGCCCCTCCCGCCACGCTGCTGCTGCCGTGGCGGCGCGACCCGCACCCCGATCACCGCGCCGCCTGGGGACCCGTGTGGGGGGCGGCTCCACCCACTGCCCGGCGGCTGGAATACGCGGTGTGGCTGCCCGAACGCGGGGACGCCGATGCCTGGCCCACCCCTCAGGAAGCCCGCGTGTGGAGCCTCGCGGTGGCAGCCGCGCGGTCCCGCAAGGCGCAGGCCATCGCCGCGCACGCCACCCAGTTGGGGGGCATTTCCGATGATCCGCACGGTTTTACCCTGGCCTCGGAGATGGTGGAGCGGGCGCTGACCGGCCCGGAACTGTATTTCGAAGCGTTCGTTCAAGCCGTCCCAGCCGCACAGGAGGCCAGCGCATGA
- a CDS encoding acyl-CoA dehydrogenase family protein, with amino-acid sequence MTSLPAVAPPPVGPPAPALPPGFQSFYWGGFECSTQRRPSGRRIDVIDATAHDRFAGQDYARLAASGLLTARDGLRWHLIERVPGEYDFSSALAQVTAAREAGVQVVWDLLHYGFPDFVDLFAPDFPAIFGRYAAAAARFLREHTEGTLWICPVNEISFTAWGGGDVGYLNPFAQGRGLTLKAQLVRAAMSGMDAARGVDPAARFLHAEPLISVVPHPERPEEVETARHSHASQFEALDMLLGRTLPELGGGEQYVDVVGLNFYPYNQWWHHPQAHLRKFLTPGDADHRPLRALLAEVHARYTRPLVIAETGAEDGERAPWFAGVAREVEAARAGGVPIHGACLYPVVNHPGWDDDRHCHNGLWDYPDALGGRAAHGPLVDALNHAQEQHERPAAEHIDVLAPAPATLSTVLERLAHAAPAIAAEAAARDHDGAFPAASFAALREAGLLEATLPTASGGLGLSGARLLAVLRRVGRASLPVGRIYEGHVNALHLIQTHGSQEQRERTEADARRGELFGVWNTEDGPGLRLERAEAGVGWTLIGGKTFTSGADFVTCPLLPAELPQGGGRVLALLPHAAPPERFDPAFWQPLGMRPTVSFRVDLTGLNLGADDVIGQPGDYYRQPEFSGGALRFLAVQLGGADAVLEAGRDVLRQLERTGDDLQRLRFGAVAARLEAAWQTVLRGAAHLEGAHLKGQGADELPRVLAYVALAREVTEDACLLACEAVERAVGARGLLAPHPAERLLRDLRMYLRQPAPDAARLHLGRAVLDAPELADDAYSPWGDEGL; translated from the coding sequence ATGACCTCGCTTCCTGCCGTCGCCCCGCCACCTGTCGGGCCGCCCGCCCCCGCCCTTCCTCCTGGGTTCCAGTCCTTTTACTGGGGCGGGTTCGAGTGCAGCACCCAGCGCCGTCCTTCAGGGCGACGCATCGACGTGATCGACGCCACCGCACATGACCGCTTTGCTGGGCAGGACTACGCCCGGCTGGCAGCCAGCGGCCTGCTGACCGCACGCGACGGCCTGCGCTGGCACCTGATCGAACGGGTGCCGGGCGAGTACGACTTTTCCTCGGCGCTCGCCCAGGTCACGGCGGCGCGGGAGGCGGGGGTGCAGGTGGTCTGGGACCTGTTGCATTACGGCTTTCCCGATTTCGTGGATCTGTTCGCCCCCGACTTTCCGGCCATCTTTGGCCGTTACGCGGCAGCGGCGGCCCGTTTTTTGCGCGAGCACACCGAGGGGACGCTGTGGATCTGCCCGGTCAACGAGATCTCGTTCACGGCCTGGGGCGGCGGTGACGTGGGCTACCTGAATCCCTTCGCGCAGGGGCGCGGGCTGACCCTCAAGGCCCAGTTGGTGCGGGCGGCCATGTCGGGCATGGACGCCGCACGCGGGGTTGACCCGGCGGCGCGCTTCCTGCATGCCGAGCCGCTGATCAGCGTCGTTCCCCATCCTGAACGGCCAGAGGAGGTCGAGACCGCCCGGCACAGCCACGCCTCGCAGTTCGAGGCGCTGGACATGCTGCTGGGCCGCACGCTGCCGGAACTGGGCGGCGGCGAGCAGTACGTGGATGTGGTGGGCCTGAATTTCTACCCCTACAACCAGTGGTGGCACCACCCGCAGGCGCATCTGCGGAAATTTCTGACGCCGGGCGACGCCGATCACCGTCCCCTGCGCGCGCTGCTGGCCGAGGTCCATGCCCGCTACACCCGCCCGCTGGTCATTGCCGAGACCGGGGCCGAGGACGGCGAGCGTGCGCCGTGGTTCGCAGGAGTGGCGCGCGAGGTGGAGGCGGCGCGGGCGGGTGGGGTCCCCATCCACGGCGCCTGCCTGTACCCGGTGGTCAACCATCCCGGCTGGGACGATGACCGCCACTGCCACAACGGACTGTGGGATTACCCCGACGCCCTGGGAGGCCGCGCCGCCCACGGCCCGCTGGTCGACGCCCTGAACCATGCCCAGGAACAGCACGAACGGCCTGCCGCCGAACACATCGACGTGCTGGCCCCCGCACCCGCCACGCTCAGCACCGTGCTGGAACGCCTGGCCCACGCGGCCCCGGCCATTGCCGCCGAGGCCGCCGCCCGCGATCATGACGGGGCCTTTCCTGCCGCCTCGTTCGCGGCGCTGCGGGAGGCCGGGCTGCTGGAAGCAACGCTGCCGACAGCCAGCGGAGGTCTGGGGTTGTCCGGTGCGCGGCTGCTGGCCGTGTTACGCCGGGTGGGCCGCGCCAGCCTGCCAGTGGGCCGGATCTACGAGGGCCACGTCAATGCCCTGCACCTGATCCAGACCCACGGTTCTCAGGAACAGCGCGAACGCACGGAGGCCGATGCCCGGCGCGGCGAACTGTTCGGCGTCTGGAACACCGAGGATGGGCCGGGGCTGCGACTGGAGCGGGCTGAGGCGGGCGTGGGCTGGACACTCATCGGTGGCAAGACCTTTACCTCCGGCGCGGACTTCGTGACCTGCCCGCTGCTGCCCGCCGAATTGCCGCAGGGCGGGGGCCGGGTGCTGGCGCTGCTGCCCCACGCCGCGCCGCCCGAACGTTTTGACCCGGCCTTCTGGCAGCCACTGGGTATGCGGCCCACCGTCAGTTTCCGCGTGGACCTAACGGGCCTGAATCTCGGCGCAGACGACGTGATCGGACAACCGGGCGACTATTACCGTCAGCCGGAGTTCAGTGGGGGGGCATTGCGCTTTCTGGCCGTGCAACTGGGCGGCGCGGACGCCGTGCTGGAGGCCGGGCGGGATGTACTGCGTCAACTGGAACGGACCGGGGACGACCTCCAGCGCCTGCGTTTTGGTGCGGTGGCAGCCCGGCTGGAAGCGGCGTGGCAGACGGTCCTGCGCGGCGCAGCACATCTGGAGGGCGCGCATTTAAAAGGACAGGGGGCGGACGAGTTGCCGCGCGTTCTGGCCTACGTCGCCCTGGCCCGTGAAGTCACCGAGGACGCCTGTCTGCTGGCCTGCGAGGCTGTGGAACGCGCGGTGGGCGCGCGCGGCCTGCTCGCCCCACACCCCGCCGAGCGGCTGCTGCGGGACCTGCGGATGTACCTGCGTCAGCCTGCCCCCGACGCCGCCCGCCTGCACCTGGGCCGTGCCGTGCTGGACGCCCCGGAACTGGCCGACGATGCCTACAGCCCGTGGGGAGACGAGGGGCTGTGA
- a CDS encoding family 1 glycosylhydrolase produces the protein MSKGFLDIIKKELGDGNYLGDEFGGARGSSGKGLPTGQASNFMFATGIECSYPTIEQGKVRRDELEECHHYERWEEDLHLVKDLGLKYLRYGLPYYRVHQGPGKYDWEFADQVMAEMKRLEITPILDLMHFGVPDWLGNFQNPELPVHFAEYAEAVARRYPWVRHYTPVNEIYVTAKASAQDGLWNEQLKSERGFVTALKHGVAANILACQSIARVRSDAIIVQAESAEYMHDASAEPRPEISLQNRLRFLSLDLNYAVTPDADILLYLMDNGLSREEYDWFMAGEPPGHQIMGSDYYGHNEKITKPDGEVIFGEDVFGWYQIVQGYYERYKKPVFHTETNVADLEQAPIWLWKQWMNVLRMRQEGTPVVGFTWYSLTDQIDWDIQLAEKKGTVNTNGLYTLDRKPNPVAHAYRDLLENYGQITVSPHSELFEITDQAARLKIEV, from the coding sequence ATGAGCAAGGGTTTTCTGGACATCATCAAAAAAGAGCTGGGCGACGGCAATTATCTCGGTGACGAGTTTGGCGGCGCGCGGGGCAGCAGCGGCAAGGGTCTGCCCACCGGACAGGCCAGCAACTTCATGTTTGCCACCGGTATCGAGTGTTCCTACCCCACCATCGAACAGGGCAAGGTGCGGCGCGACGAGCTGGAGGAATGCCACCACTACGAGCGCTGGGAAGAGGACCTGCATCTGGTCAAGGATCTGGGCCTCAAGTACCTGCGGTATGGCCTTCCCTATTACCGCGTTCACCAGGGTCCGGGCAAGTACGACTGGGAATTTGCCGATCAGGTGATGGCCGAGATGAAACGGCTGGAGATCACCCCTATCCTCGATCTGATGCACTTCGGGGTGCCGGACTGGCTGGGCAATTTCCAGAACCCGGAGTTGCCGGTCCACTTTGCCGAGTACGCCGAGGCGGTGGCGCGGCGCTACCCCTGGGTGCGGCACTACACGCCCGTCAACGAAATTTACGTGACGGCCAAAGCCAGCGCGCAGGACGGCCTGTGGAACGAGCAGCTCAAGTCCGAACGCGGCTTCGTCACCGCCCTCAAGCATGGGGTGGCCGCCAACATTCTGGCGTGTCAGTCGATTGCCCGCGTGCGCTCCGACGCCATCATCGTGCAGGCCGAGAGCGCCGAGTACATGCACGACGCCAGCGCGGAACCCCGCCCGGAAATCTCGCTGCAAAACCGGCTGCGGTTTCTCTCGCTGGACCTGAATTACGCGGTCACGCCCGACGCGGACATTCTGCTGTACCTGATGGACAACGGCCTGTCCCGCGAGGAGTACGACTGGTTCATGGCCGGAGAGCCGCCGGGCCATCAGATCATGGGCAGCGACTACTACGGCCACAACGAGAAGATCACCAAGCCCGACGGGGAAGTGATCTTCGGTGAGGACGTCTTTGGCTGGTACCAGATCGTCCAAGGCTACTACGAGCGTTACAAGAAGCCGGTCTTTCACACCGAGACCAACGTCGCGGACCTCGAGCAGGCCCCGATCTGGCTGTGGAAACAGTGGATGAACGTCCTGCGGATGCGTCAGGAGGGCACCCCAGTGGTGGGCTTTACCTGGTACAGCCTGACCGATCAGATCGACTGGGACATCCAACTGGCCGAGAAAAAGGGAACGGTGAACACCAACGGTCTGTACACCCTGGACCGCAAGCCCAATCCAGTGGCCCACGCCTACCGCGACCTGCTGGAGAACTACGGGCAGATCACGGTCTCGCCCCACAGCGAACTGTTCGAGATCACGGATCAGGCTGCCCGGCTGAAGATCGAGGTGTAG